CGAGACGATCGTACAGCCGTAGCCGTGGTAGTACTCTTCGGCGGTTGGATCGTAGCCTTTCGACGCGTCTTGGTCGGCGGGCATCGTCCTCACGTCGGTGGAATCGATGGAGTAGGTCAAGTCGAGCAGGCCGCGGCAGGCGGCCTGCTCGACGAGGCGGTCGAAGACCTCGTCGACGACGTGTTCGAGGTCGGTGAGGAAGCGATCGACCGCGTCTCTCGACGGCGGTCGATCGAAGCCACAGCTGAGCCAGACGACCGTGTTCTGGAGTTCTCGCGTGACTGGACGGATGCCGTAGACGTTCTTGTAGTAGCAGTGCAGGAACGCTCGGAAGAGTGCTGGTGGGTGATGATCTCGTGTTCGCCCCCGGCGAGCGGGGGCGAACACATCGAATTCTTCGAGAAAGTCGAACTCAAGATGCTCGAACAACGCGAGCGTCTCGGTCGCCATTACATTGAAGAACTCGTCGATAGAAGTCTCCTCTTGCAGGATGCTGGCGCTCGTAGACACAGTTCCAACATCCTGCGTCTTCGTGTGTGACGCTTTCTATGACACCCTCTCTACGTCGGGCTACTTTTTCGCGCTCAAGATCGCACAGCGTGATCCCACTGACTACGTCCACAAGCAGGCTGCCACTATTTCGTCATACTACGTGTTCGGGCTGGTGTTAGCCGCGCCGACGTTTCTGGCCGGTCGACTCGTGCGCGCGGCTCTCGATGGCCGATCCCTCGCCGAAACCACCTACAGCAGTCTCGCTTCGTTCGTCGACCCTGTCGCCCTGATCTACTACGGCACCTCGGTCTCCGAAATCCTCTGGTTCCTCCCCGCGCTCCTGTTTTCGTTTCTGTTCGTCTATCTGTTCATCCTGCTCGGCGTGCCAACCGCCGCCCTGCCGGTCGCACTGGGGTTCCACGTCGTCGGCCTGTTGGGCGGCACCTATACGATGTTCCTTGAGGTCCCCTTTGAGATTCGAGACGCCCTGTTCTTTGGGTTCTTTTATACCAGCCTCGGCTTCACCATCGCTGCCCGCGACTGGAGGCCGAGCACCGACCGCAGTCGACTGTATCTCGGTCTCACGCTCGGTTTCGCCATCCTCCAACTGGTCGAACTCTACGTGTTGGGCTACCCCCTGCGCGGCGAGCCGTTCGGTGCCTACGTCTATGCGCCGAGTTACGGGATCACCACCGCGCTGTTCACCGCCTCGCTGTTCATCTACCTCCTTTCGCGGCCGAAGCTCGGCGTCGACACGCCGCTGCCGTCGTGGGGCAAATACGCGGTTGGAATTTATGTCACCCATCCGGCGGTGTTTGCGGTGATCCGGGCGGTTCGGGACACACTGGAGCATGTCGGCTACACCGTCGACGAGTTGATTGTGTGGCATTTGCTGTTGACGCCGATGTTGTTTTATCTGTCCTACCTCGTCTACATCGCGGCCGACAAGCTCCGCGTTATCGAGATCGGTGGCACGCATTTCCCCGGTCGACCGTGGCTGCGAGCAATGAGATCCGGATAAGCGCTGTTAGTTGTAGCCACGCCAGCGGTAGCCGCACTCTTTGCATTTAAAAAACCGCGTCGGTGGCTCGTCGGCCGCGCCGGTCTGTTTGATCGTGTACCACGCCTCTTGATTTTCACACTCGTCGCAGACGATATCGTTGGCGGTCGGTTTCCCCTCGAACTCTGCGCCCTCGACGGTTTCGATGAGTTCGTCGGTGCTTTGGGATTCCGTTGAGGTGAACTCCGCGGCGCGGTCGGCGTCTTGGTCAGCGGTTGCCCCACACTCCTCGCTGGCACAGACCATCTGCCCGTT
This sequence is a window from Halohasta litchfieldiae. Protein-coding genes within it:
- a CDS encoding acyltransferase family protein, which translates into the protein MCDAFYDTLSTSGYFFALKIAQRDPTDYVHKQAATISSYYVFGLVLAAPTFLAGRLVRAALDGRSLAETTYSSLASFVDPVALIYYGTSVSEILWFLPALLFSFLFVYLFILLGVPTAALPVALGFHVVGLLGGTYTMFLEVPFEIRDALFFGFFYTSLGFTIAARDWRPSTDRSRLYLGLTLGFAILQLVELYVLGYPLRGEPFGAYVYAPSYGITTALFTASLFIYLLSRPKLGVDTPLPSWGKYAVGIYVTHPAVFAVIRAVRDTLEHVGYTVDELIVWHLLLTPMLFYLSYLVYIAADKLRVIEIGGTHFPGRPWLRAMRSG
- a CDS encoding transcription factor S, with amino-acid sequence MQFCDECGSMMRSENGQMVCASEECGATADQDADRAAEFTSTESQSTDELIETVEGAEFEGKPTANDIVCDECENQEAWYTIKQTGAADEPPTRFFKCKECGYRWRGYN